A window of Echeneis naucrates chromosome 13, fEcheNa1.1, whole genome shotgun sequence contains these coding sequences:
- the LOC115053157 gene encoding claudin-8-like has protein sequence MLQGVSEVAAMCVGLIGLIGAAATTGLPMWKVTAFIGENIIVMETRWEGLWMNCYRQANIRMQCKVYDSLLFLPPELQAARGLMCCSVALSGLGLFVAMAGMRCFSCLQGNDRAKTIILMVAGAMQFMACICVFIPVSWTGHVIIRDFYNPLLIDAQRRELGEALYIGWVTGAFLFASAMLFVCRRFPSEKGSFDVYHPANFLASRPALMRYNPISSVPSLRSTSYHPSLLNNGSAGPQLEMPLENIPQLMTNGRALINPPVVYNPSLPENASLLYQHSTAHQSSMQSSNHAGRIYTPGHSLYISRNTSPCSLTYAGNPTASYQSSFHPVPHTPVFIGYKASRIEPGSHSGSSAGVYI, from the coding sequence ATGCTTCAAGGTGTTTCAGAGGTAGCTGCAATGTGCGTCGGCCTGATTGGACTGATCGGGGCAGCGGCTACAACGGGGCTGCCCATGTGGAAGGTGACAGCTTTCATTGGGGAGAACATAATTGTGATGGAAACCCGCTGGGAAGGCCTGTGGATGAACTGCTACAGGCAGGCCAACATCCGGATGCAATGTAAGGTATACGACTCGCTGCTGTTCCTGCCCCCTGAGTTACAGGCAGCCAGGGGCCTGATGTGCTGCTCTGTGGCTTTGTCAGGACTGGGGCTCTTTGTGGCCATGGCAGGAATGCGGTGTTTTTCCTGTCTGCAGGGTAATGACCGGGCTAAAACCATTATCCTGATGGTTGCCGGTGCTATGCAGTTCATggcatgcatttgtgtttttatcccCGTGTCATGGACAGGTCATGTGATTATTCGAGATTTTTACAATCCTTTGCTGATTGATGCCCAAAGGAGGGAGCTGGGAGAAGCTCTTTACATCGGTTGGGTGACAGGTGCCTTCCTTTTTGCCTCAGCCATGCTGTTTGTCTGCCGCCGTTTCCCCTCAGAGAAAGGCTCGTTCGATGTGTACCACCCGGCCAACTTCCTCGCCAGCAGGCCAGCCCTGATGAGGTACAATCCCATTTCTAGCGTTCCAAGCCTTCGATCAACTTCGTACCATCCCTCCCTGCTGAACAATGGCTCTGCTGGACCGCAGCTTGAAATGCCACTGGAAAACATCCCTCAGTTAATGACAAATGGCAGAGCATTAATCAACCCTCCTGTTGTCTATAACCCGAGTCTGCCTGAAAATGCGTCATTGTTGTACCAGCATAGCACGGCTCATCAGTCGTCCATGCAGAGTTCCAACCATGCTGGAAGGATCTACACTCCAGGGCACTCTCTGTACATCAGCCGCAACACCTCGCCATGTTCGCTGACTTATGCCGGTAATCCCACTGCGTCCTACCAGTCCAGTTTTCATCCAGTCCCTCACACTCCGGTTTTCATAGGATATAAAGCATCAAGAATTGAACCAGGATCTCACAGTGGGAGCAGTGCTGGTGTATACATATAA